A single region of the Nakaseomyces glabratus chromosome D, complete sequence genome encodes:
- the COX17 gene encoding copper metallochaperone COX17 (CAGL0D05632g~Ortholog(s) have copper chaperone activity, role in intracellular copper ion transport, mitochondrial respiratory chain complex IV assembly and cytosol, mitochondrial intermembrane space, nucleus localization) encodes MSEPQKEDKPKPCCVCLPEKEARDQCLLFDGQESAKCKELIEKYKSCMKTYGFNI; translated from the coding sequence atgtCTGAACCACAGAAAGAAGATAAACCAAAGCCATGCTGTGTCTGTCTTCCTGAGAAGGAAGCTAGAGACCAGTGCTTGCTATTTGATGGCCAAGAATCTGCAAAGTGCAAAGAACTGATTGAGAAGTACAAGAGTTGCATGAAGACCTACGGGTTTAACATCTAG
- the EMC6 gene encoding Emc6p (CAGL0D05522g~Ortholog(s) have role in protein folding in endoplasmic reticulum and ER membrane protein complex localization), whose product MSTDESYSSLNSGSNIMINKKSLLYVQDSTSLVFGLAAGILQLESWDGFLAFLGCYTTVCLIFILWTCQLKPQKFFQSPIQDIFIESLFRELTGFVMAWTFSYALVG is encoded by the coding sequence ATGAGTACAGATGAATCATACAGCAGTTTGAACTCTGGTTCAAATATCATGATTAATAAGAAGTCACTATTATATGTACAAGACAGTACATCGTTGGTATTTGGGCTTGCAGCCGGTATCCTGCAATTGGAATCCTGGGACGGTTTTCTTGCATTTTTGGGTTGTTATACTACAGTTTGTCTAATCTTTATACTCTGGACATGCCAACTCAAACCACAAAAGTTCTTTCAAAGTCCAATTCAGGATATATTCATAGAGTCACTTTTTAGGGAGCTTACAGGTTTTGTAATGGCTTGGACTTTCTCGTATGCATTGGTTGGATGA
- the PSR1 gene encoding phosphatase (CAGL0D05610g~Ortholog(s) have phosphoprotein phosphatase activity, role in cellular response to salt stress, filamentous growth, response to heat and cytosol, plasma membrane localization), protein MDIISSFFCCADEQVQESGQRKTMNTERTESKPSNRRDLPRNNGDSRQVRSAELYKEENTDTTVSSGSTPKLRDSDSNKKKGDRSRDNAHMDRKHANNKSHINDADAAENSQKRHSTRRSQVNGKTHDKKRLADSDNKKGDDDVDEITEEEVPVPVNKNSSKKSTSNNSNNVKPSGSDLEKSNSNMDGEKYKKLSTEEEEELANQLEYGTKLSQVNSVGSDNSEENYDSVPTYDEEDLDEVEEEEEYIDLTVLQPGQYHAPGLDTLLSPKGDAFKHKKCLVLDLDETLVHSSFKYLHTADFVLPVDIDDQIHNVYVIKRPGVDEFLQRVGELYEVVVFTASVSRYGDPLLDVLDKSNNIHHRLFRDACYTYEGNYIKNLSQIGRPLSEIIILDNSPPSYIFHPQHAIPISSWFSDSHDNELLDILPLLEDLAKPSLPDIGKVLDVTI, encoded by the coding sequence ATGGATATtatctcttctttcttttgctgTGCAGATGAACAAGTTCAAGAATCAGGACAGCGGAAAACTATGAACACCGAAAGGACAGAAAGTAAGCCTTCCAATCGGAGAGATCTACCGCGGAACAACGGTGACTCACGCCAAGTGCGCTCGGCTGAATTGTACAAGGAGGAGAACACAGATACAACAGTTTCATCCGGGAGCACACCAAAACTAAGAGACTCCGActcaaataagaaaaaaggaGACCGTAGCCGCGACAATGCGCATATGGATAGAAAACATGCTAACAATAAATCTCATATCAATGATGCAGACGCTGCTGAAAATAGTCAGAAAAGACACTCGACGCGAAGGTCACAAGTAAATGGTAAAACGCACGATAAGAAAAGATTGGCAGATTCCGATAACAAAAAAGGAGATGATGACGTCGATGAAATTACTGAAGAGGAAGTACCTGTGCCCGTTAATAAAAACAGCTCAAAGAAATCAACTTCAAACAATTCAAACAATGTCAAACCTTCTGGGAGTGACCTCGAGAAATCCAATTCTAATATGGATggagaaaaatataaaaagcTATctactgaagaagaagaggagcTGGCAAATCAATTGGAATATGGTACAAAACTATCACAAGTCAATTCAGTTGGCTCTGATAACAGTGAAGAAAACTACGATTCAGTACCGACTTATGACGAAGAAGATCTAGATGAAGTTGAGGAGGAAGAGGAATATATCGACCTGACGGTATTGCAACCGGGACAATACCATGCACCAGGCTTGGATACCTTATTATCCCCCAAAGGAGATGCTTTCAAGCATAAGAAGTGCCTTGTTTTGGATCTAGATGAGACTCTTGTACATtcctctttcaaatatctGCATACAGCTGATTTCGTTCTTCCTGTCGATATCGATGACCAGATCCACAATGTTTACGTGATAAAGCGGCCAGGTGTTGACGAATTTCTCCAACGGGTTGGTGAATTATATGAAGTTGTAGTATTTACTGCAAGTGTATCCAGATATGGGGATCCTTTGCTAGATGTGCTTGATAAATCTAACAACATACATCATAGACTTTTCAGAGATGCGTGTTATACCTACGAAGGGAACTATATTAAAAATCTATCACAAATAGGTAGACCTTTGTCAGAGATAATCATATTGGATAATTCACCACCATCGTACATATTTCATCCTCAGCATGCAATTCCAATTTCATCTTGGTTTTCTGATTCTCATGACAATGAATTATTGGATATCTTACCCCTGTTAGAGGACCTAGCGAAACCTTCTTTACCTGATATTGGGAAGGTTTTGGATGTAACTATATAA
- a CDS encoding uncharacterized protein (CAGL0D05654g~Protein of unknown function): MRMVRSTLLCCLWFTTVICSLLQPLKLEIIQPVTYHKLERLFYRIEQIGIDGETFRIWTLSGYHNIANEQSNFKYLTTKFVDSFERVLALRGLATRNISLNSLKIQACIIDKIKTQELINTAVELDYLAVTNDIKINNTKYVIKVIFDNIAKNYLGYYLWRLEWLTQRNSQVTEQELYYIYTRVETMVSLVKDKLNQLYSLPLTKFMESVLIPMDGLNCNMSQVVDCLKKRRKKEECRDSKDHKCLESLFHLTFVTLIIPIPLVVLYRVCSVSAGYVCVEGIGVLGLLITKSLTSQFFYLLFTRVKHDCLKWLFEVERL, encoded by the coding sequence ATGCGAATGGTGAGGTCAACATTGCTATGCTGTCTTTGGTTCACAACAGTAATTTGTTCTCTACTCCAACCACTAAAACTGGAAATAATTCAACCTGTAACATACCATAAGCTTGAAAGACTATTTTATCGAATAGAGCAAATAGGAATAGACGGGGAGACTTTTCGGATATGGACTTTAAGTGGATACCACAATATAGCTAACGAACAGTCAAACTTTAAATACTTAACCACAAAATTTGTTGACAGTTTTGAGAGAGTTCTTGCTCTTCGAGGATTGGCGACCAGGAATATCTCACTAAACTCACTAAAAATCCAGGCCTGCATCATCGACAAGATCAAAACCCAAGAATTAATCAATACTGCAGTTGAATTAGATTATCTAGCTGTTACCAACGatattaaaataaataataccAAGTATGTGATAAAGGTGATATTTGACAACATAGCTAAAAACTACCTTGGCTATTATCTGTGGCGGTTAGAATGGTTAACACAGCGTAATAGCCAGGTAACAGAGCAAGAGCTATACTACATTTATACCAGAGTCGAAACAATGGTTAGTCTAGTAAAGGACAAATTAAACCAATTATACAGCCTACCACTTACAAAATTCATGGAGTCTGTCTTAATCCCCATGGATGGACTAAATTGTAACATGAGCCAGGTGGTAGACTGTCtcaagaagagaagaaagaaagaagaatgCCGTGATTCTAAAGATCACAAATGCTTGGAGTCCCTCTTCCATCTGACATTTGTTACTTTAATAATTCCAATCCCACTGGTGGTTCTATATAGAGTATGCTCTGTGTCGGCTGGTTACGTATGTGTAGAAGGTATTGGAGTACTAGGTCTCTTAATAACAAAGTCGCTCACTTCGCAGTTCTTCTATTTGTTGTTCACTAGGGTCAAACACGACTGTTTAAAGTGGCTATTTGAAGTGGAAAGGCTCTAG
- the YEH1 gene encoding sterol esterase (CAGL0D05566g~Ortholog(s) have sterol esterase activity, role in sterol metabolic process and integral component of membrane, lipid droplet localization), with product MIVSLCRKVFSLVVLHAALTVITVLALVKHFLAIYWINSTTHEDSRDTRPASFAKVIDSNLKAINRDEQTTASDQQRTGGDYIHFDHATNNPFDNLILAEDLNLVPNLQYYYNQYNIDIEEFKVLTNDGFLIDLWHLKSRDYKYGAGSPGPRPYEREPVLMLHGLLQSSGSFASSGRKSLAFHLNDCGYDVWLGNNRCGFKPSAKTKLKDFWNWDMTDMVKHDLPALIDFILHQTNRKKLHLVAHSQGTTQGFMALINHNHEYPFSSKIAKFVALAPAVYPGPLLDEKLFVRLMVKYIDSPWVFGNKSFLKTMMVARDLLIGQSSFSFICYVFFNYLFDWNDSLWDKSLRDRHFLFSPVHISVKLMQWWLSPDPNKVSFKNCSHVLFPDDKSWFNKDIDFDENRTNILMIFPRQDRLVDGERLINHFVYHENHNSFKIWYIDEYSHLDVLWAHDVIERVGKPMIDFLRE from the coding sequence ATGATTGTGTCGCTGTGCAGGAAGGTGTTCTCGCTGGTGGTGCTGCATGCAGCGCTGACTGTGATCACAGTGCTGGCTCTCGTCAAGCATTTCCTGGCGATATACTGGATAAACTCCACGACGCATGAGGACTCGCGGGATACCAGGCCCGCTTCCTTTGCGAAAGTCATAGACAGCAATCTGAAGGCCATCAACAGAGACGAGCAGACCACCGCTTCAGACCAGCAGCGCACCGGCGGCGACTATATCCACTTCGACCACGCGACGAACAACCCGTTCGACAACCTGATCCTCGCGGAGGACCTCAACCTGGTGCCGAACTTGCAGTACTACTACAACCAGTACAACATCGACATCGAGGAGTTCAAAGTGTTGACCAACGACGGGTTCCTGATCGACCTGTGGCACTTGAAGAGCAGAGACTACAAGTACGGCGCCGGCTCTCCCGGGCCAAGACCTTACGAAAGGGAACCCGTGCTGATGCTCCACGGCCTATTGCAAAGCAGCGGGTCATTCGCGTCCAGCGGGAGAAAGTCCTTGGCCTTCCACTTGAACGACTGCGGCTACGACGTGTGGCTGGGAAACAACAGGTGCGGGTTCAAACCAAGCGCCAAGACAAAGCTGAAGGATTTCTGGAACTGGGACATGACCGACATGGTCAAGCATGATCTGCCCGCACTCATCGATTTCATCCTGCACCAGACAAACAGGAAAAAACTACACTTGGTGGCACACTCGCAAGGTACTACACAGGGTTTCATGGCTCTGATTAACCATAACCACGAGTACCCATTCTCATCCAAGATCGCAAAGTTTGTGGCTTTGGCACCCGCAGTTTATCCGGGACCGCTACTGGATGAGAAGTTATTCGTAAGACTTATGGTGAAGTATATTGATAGCCCCTGGGTCTTCGGCAACAAGTCTTTCTTAAAGACTATGATGGTCGCAAGAGACCTACTGATCGGCCAAAGCTCTTTCTCCTTCATATGCTACGTTTTCTTCAACTACTTGTTCGATTGGAATGATAGCCTGTGGGATAAATCCTTGAGAGATAGACACTTCCTTTTCTCTCCAGTTCACATATCAGTGAAACTGATGCAATGGTGGCTGTCCCCAGACCCAAATAAGGtgtctttcaaaaattgctCCCACGTTCTTTTCCCAGATGATAAATCCTGGTTCaataaagatattgatttcGATGAAAACAGAACGAATATCCTAATGATCTTCCCAAGACAAGACCGTTTAGTCGATGGAGAAAGACTGATCAATCATTTTGTTTATCACGAAAACCATAATTCTTTCAAGATTTGGTACATTGATGAATATTCCCATCTAGATGTGCTTTGGGCACACGATGTCATCGAAAGAGTAGGTAAACCAATGATCGATTTCTTACGCGAATGA
- the SOF1 gene encoding rRNA-processing protein SOF1 (CAGL0D05588g~Ortholog(s) have mRNA binding activity, role in maturation of SSU-rRNA from tricistronic rRNA transcript (SSU-rRNA, 5.8S rRNA, LSU-rRNA) and 90S preribosome, mitotic spindle, nucleolus, small-subunit processome localization), which yields MKIKTIKRSADDYVPVKSTQESQLPRNLNPELHPFERAREYTKALTATKLERMFAKPFVGQMGHGHQDGVYVLAKHYNDLNKIASGSGDGVIKYWDMSSREQIASFKAHYGTITGLCITPKVNIDSASSGNQNFVLSSSDDKTVKLWSVNHEDFAHVDNDQVINTDNGLIKHYYGEHAFQGLDHSRMTSNFVTGGPRINLWDINRSKPLSDLSWGADNINTVKFNQNDANVLGSAGSDNSIVLYDLRTNSATQKIVQTMRVNSMCWNPMEAFNFVVASEDHNAYYYDMRNMSRALNVFKDHVSAVMDVDISPTGEEVVTASYDKTIRIFPINKGHSREIYHTKRMQHVFQAKFSMDSKYVMSGSDDGNVRLWRAKAWERSNVKSTKELNKLQYDEKLKERFKYMPEIRRISRHRHVPKVIKKAQEIKNIEIRSIKRREANERKTKKDKTIVPERKKQIVGTVFKYEDKRRKDDDDEN from the coding sequence ATGAAGATAAAGACTATAAAGAGAAGTGCAGATGATTATGTTCCGGTTAAAAGCACTCAAGAATCCCAGCTCCCAAGGAACTTGAATCCGGAGCTGCATCCATTTGAAAGAGCAAGAGAATACACAAAAGCTCTCACAGCAACTAAGCTCGAACGTATGTTCGCCAAACCTTTCGTTGGACAGATGGGCCACGGTCACCAAGACGGTGTGTACGTGTTGGCCAAGCACTACAATGATTTGAATAAGATAGCTTCCGGTTCTGGTGACGGTGTCATCAAGTACTGGGATATGAGTTCAAGGGAGCAAATTGCATCATTCAAAGCACATTACGGTACTATTACCGGTCTGTGCATTACTCCAAAAGTTAACATAGATTCAGCTTCTAGCggaaatcaaaattttgttttgtctAGTAGTGACGATAAAACGGTGAAGCTTTGGTCAGTTAACCACGAAGATTTTGCACATGTTGATAATGATCAAGTAATCAATACAGACAATGGTTTAATAAAACACTACTATGGTGAACATGCATTTCAAGGTCTTGATCACAGTAGAATGACATCTAATTTTGTTACTGGTGGTCCAAGAATTAATTTATGGGATATCAATAGATCGAAGCCTCTAAGTGATCTTTCTTGGGGTGcagataatattaatactGTTAAATTTAATCAAAATGATGCAAATGTATTGGGTAGTGCAGGTAGTGACAATTCCATAGTCTTATATGATCTTAGAACAAACTCTGCTACTCAAAAGATTGTACAAACAATGAGAGTCAATTCCATGTGTTGGAACCCAATGGAAGCATTCAATTTCGTTGTTGCCAGTGAAGATCATAATGCTTACTACTATGACATGAGAAATATGAGTCGTGCATTGAATGTTTTTAAGGATCATGTTAGTGCGGTAATGGATGTTGACATAAGTCCGACTGGTGAAGAAGTTGTCACTGCATCTTACGATAAGACTATAAGAATTTTCCCAATCAATAAAGGTCATTCGCGTGAAATTTATCATACAAAAAGAATGCAACATGTATTCCAAGCAAAGTTTTCCATGGATTCCAAATATGTTATGAGTGGTTCCGATGATGGTAACGTTAGATTATGGAGAGCCAAGGCATGGGAAAGATCAAATGTGAAGTCAACAAAGGAACTTAATAAACTACAATATGATGAGAAGCTTAAGGAAAGATTCAAATATATGCCTGAAATTAGAAGAATTAGTAGACATCGTCATGTACCTAAGGTTATCAAAAAGGCtcaagaaattaaaaatattgaaattagATCTAttaaaagaagagaagcCAATGAGAGGAAGACAAAGAAGGACAAAACAATTGTTCCTGAGAGAAAGAAGCAAATTGTTGGTACAGTGTTTAAATATGAAGATAAAAGGCgaaaagatgatgatgatgagaaTTAG
- the PUF3 gene encoding mRNA-binding protein PUF3 (CAGL0D05544g~Ortholog(s) have mRNA binding activity) yields MMPNDGVWGSPADGAHADLLHSLSKTNSRTSDDHNMSTNSYLSLSSMAYGNNANQGHLVDASIDAELASIVSSLSALSHTNTNTMPQQQQQQASLLSSPNLQKIGTATSSNIGGFRRSSFTSDHNYGPEHIVSETPTASLSVGTAPPYYYSYSNQNNGGNTAGSAGNMQGLTTSLSSQRLNYLNSNQYSASIAGPILFHSNNNGSVSGQNNNQQMGANSGFFEKFGKTIVEGTKELESANYANDTDTIHSSKSYTSLHNNENTPVVEPIPNHQQAAYLSTSAIDDTASSSSSNSQLTLESPDYVNSNMNMRKGPGGVWKNFTDSQSFKPNHFGPLPYPNFQSPHPNFPMFNPFLPMGIQNHPPGLNNNNNVNINPANTNPGNDTVNRDPNLANTETQQEQINAQNLNENGDHNLNNSNASPYYYYPINIPNEAQQPINSNASTAPKKKRGGDKKALHKQQQGNMNPYLDSHHQLQRPFAQKKGQTPTSPPAARPMSPLSNQPINFYKKQQQPPSGQSAGTQRTTSSASNSSSQNSKNTANNNNNFHRSALLEELRANPTNTDLTLKSIYGHALEFCKDQHGSRFIQKELATAPPPERELVFNEIRDHALSLANDVFGNYVIQKFFEYGSKTQKDILVEQFRGKMEELSLQMYACRVIQRALEFIDAQQRIDLVRELSHCVLQMIKDQNGNHVIQKAIECIPIDLLPFILNSLEGHIYHLSTHSYGCRVVQRLLEFGTLEDQKRILEELKDFIPYLIQDQYGNYVIQHILQHGSDVNLASEHMRVIKQEIINNVADNIVEFSKHKFASNVVEKAIIYGTDDQKIQLMKMILPRDKEHAANLEEDSPLILMMRDQFANYVVQKLVVVSQGDDKKLIVVAIRAYLDKLNKSASSGNRHLASVEKLASLVESVEI; encoded by the coding sequence ATGATGCCCAACGATGGTGTATGGGGTAGTCCAGCGGATGGTGCGCACGCAGACCTGCTGCACTCCCTTTCCAAGACCAACTCCAGGACGAGTGATGACCACAATATGTCCACGAACAGTTACCTGAGTCTGTCTTCGATGGCGTATGGTAACAATGCGAACCAGGGCCACCTTGTCGATGCGTCTATTGATGCAGAGCTGGCGTCTATCGTCTCCTCGCTGAGTGCGCTGTCGCACACCAACACCAACACTATGCCccaacagcagcaacagcaggCGTCGTTGTTGAGTTCCCCTAACTTGCAGAAAATTGGCACCGCGACATCTTCGAACATCGGGGGGTTCAGGAGATCTAGTTTCACAAGTGATCATAACTACGGTCCCGAGCACATCGTATCCGAAACCCCAACGGCCTCGCTATCTGTCGGTACCGCCCCACCTTACTACTATAGCTACAGCAACCAGAATAATGGCGGGAACACCGCAGGTTCCGCTGGGAACATGCAAGGGCTGACCACTTCGCTGTCATCACAAAGACTGAACTACTTGAACTCCAACCAGTACTCAGCCAGTATCGCCGGCCCTATCCTGTTCCACTCAAACAACAACGGATCTGTGTCTGGCCAGAATAATAACCAACAGATGGGCGCCAACAGTGGTTTCTTTGAGAAGTTTGGTAAAACAATTGTGGAAGGCACCAAGGAGTTGGAATCTGCTAATTACGCTAATGATACCGATACTATCCACTCCTCCAAGAGTTACACTTCATTGCACAATAATGAAAACACTCCAGTAGTGGAACCTATTCCAAATCACCAACAAGCAGCCTACTTATCAACATCTGCTATTGATGATACGgcatcatcttcatcttcaaactCACAGCTGACTTTGGAATCACCAGACTATGTGAACTCGAATATGAATATGAGAAAGGGCCCGGGAGGAGTTTGGAAAAATTTCACCGACTCACAGTCGTTCAAGCCGAACCACTTCGGTCCTTTGCCTTACCCAAACTTTCAAAGCCCTCATCCAAATTTTCCTATGTTTAATCCTTTCTTGCCTATGGGTATTCAAAACCATCCGCCTGGTTtgaataacaataacaatgtGAATATAAATCCTGCAAATACTAACCCTGGTAACGATACAGTTAATAGAGACCCTAATCTTGCAAATACTGAAACACAACAAGAACAGATAAACGCACAGAACTTGAATGAAAATGGTGATCACAACTTAAACAATAGTAACGCATCTCCATACTACTACTATCCTATTAATATTCCAAATGAAGCACAGCAACCTATAAATAGTAACGCATCTACCGCACctaaaaagaagagagGGGGTGATAAAAAAGCATTGCataaacaacaacaaggtAATATGAATCCATATCTGGACTCACATCACCAGTTACAAAGACCCTTTGCCCAAAAGAAGGGCCAGACACCAACATCTCCACCAGCAGCAAGACCAATGTCACCACTAAGTAATCAACCGATCAACTTTTACAagaaacagcaacaacCACCATCAGGGCAATCAGCTGGAACACAAAGAACTACATCGTCTGCATCGAATTCTAGCTCacaaaattcaaagaatacagctaataacaataataacttCCATAGATCTGCTCTATTGGAAGAACTAAGAGCAAATCCAACTAACACTGATTTGACTTTGAAGAGTATTTATGGTCACGCTCTAGAATTCTGTAAAGATCAGCATGGCTCTAGATTCATTCAAAAAGAATTGGCTACAGCACCTCCTCCAGAGAGAGAACTTGTGTTTAACGAAATCAGAGACCATGCTTTATCATTAGCAAATGATGTTTTTGGTAACTACGTTATTCAGAAATTCTTTGAATATGGGTCCAAGACTcaaaaagatattttaGTAGAGCAATTTAGAGGTAAGATGGAAGAACTCTCTCTGCAAATGTACGCTTGTCGTGTCATTCAAAGAGCTTTAGAGTTCATTGATGCTCAGCAAAGGATAGATCTTGTAAGAGAACTATCTCACTGTGTCTTACAGATGATCAAAGATCAAAATGGTAATCACGTAATTCAAAAGGCAATTGAATGTATACCAATCGATCTGCTTCCATTTATCTTAAATTCTCTTGAAGGTCACATATACCATCTCTCGACTCACTCATATGGTTGCAGGGTTGTACAAAGATTACTTGAGTTTGGTACCTTAGAAGATCAAAAGAGAATACTAGAAGAACTAAAAGACTTTATTCCCTATCTGATCCAGGACCAATATGGTAATTACGTGATTCAGCATATTTTGCAACACGGATCTGATGTCAACTTGGCATCAGAGCATATGAGAGTGAtcaaacaagaaataattaataatgtAGCGGATAACATTGTTGAATTTTCCAAACACAAATTTGCTTCAAATGTGGTAGAGAAAGCCATTATCTATGGCACAGATGATCAAAAGATACAActaatgaagatgatactACCAAGAGACAAGGAACATGCCGCTAACCTCGAGGAAGACTCTCCTTTAATTTTAATGATGCGTGATCAATTTGCAAATTACGTTGTGCAAAAATTGGTAGTTGTCTCTCAAGGTGACGACAAGAAATTAATTGTTGTTGCTATAAGAGCTTACCTAGATAAGCTAAACAAATCTGCATCTTCTGGTAATAGACATCTTGCTAGTGTTGAGAAACTGGCATCTTTAGTTGAATCTGTTGAAATCTGA